The nucleotide sequence ACTTTGGATCACATTAATGAAATTGTAATGATTAAATTTTTTTTCGATTTGTCTCATCATTTCAACTTGTTgatgtttattttatttttatttttttgtcaacGGACTCACTGATATTTTGATTTTTATATACTGGTCAAACTTTTTTGTTAGACTAGTTGCAATTTCATGGAGACTGatattcataattttgatatagtTTCTTATTATGAATATGCATTTTTGAACTTAATGTAGGTGTTCTAGATATGAAGGGTGCTAAAGGTAAAGGAGCTGCCAAGAGAGACAGTTTGAAGCCTGTTGATGACAAGTTAAGATCAATTCAATTTCATGCCATTATTACTATTGTAGATCAATTGTTGTAATTATGGAGGAGTATCTTGTATGAAAGCTTTGAAATTTTGTACAATCTTTTTGGTTGAAGGTTCAACGTAGTATAAAAAAAAGTTTGGTTTTATAGTACGTAGTATTTGTCTTGATGATTAATATATTTTGAATGATATCTCAGAAAAGTAGGGAAGAGAAAGGCGCCTGCTAAGGCTGTTGGCAAAGGCAAGAAAGCTGCAAAAGCAGCTAAAGATCCTAACAAGCCAAAGAGACCTCCCAGTGCTTTCTTCGTCTTCCTGTACGTGTGATTGTAATAAATGCTTTTTTAGTACTGTAATTAACTTATAATGTATTTCTGATGATCGGGATCATATATTCTTGTTACAGGGAGGAGTTTAGGAAGACATTTAAGAAAGAAAATCCCACTGTGAAAGCTGTTTCAGCTGTAAGGATTACGACGTCTGGGCTACATGGCTATTTTTTGGGTTTGCGGTTTTTACTCATCTTATGCTTTTCATGCTTCTGTAGGTCGGGAAAGCTGGCGGAGAGAAGTGGAAATCCATGTCTGCGGCGGTAAGTGAGCTACATAATATGGCTTCTATCGGGTTAAAGTTTAAAAAAATTATATTGTACCAAGTTGTTCTTTTTATATCACACCATGTAGATGTGATGTATGCCCATGAATTTTGTGTTTCATGATATCAGTTTGTACTCTACGTATTGTTCTGGTAAGGTTAGGTCATTGAAACAAGTGAAGGATCTCTAATAAGTTCAAGGAACATCGATACATGACTGTTGACCAGTATGGTCGTGGATCCATAGCCTAGTTTCTGGAGTCCGAGATCTTATAATTTTGTGGCACCAATACTTAAACATTGCAGTTTCTAACTTCATATTGGACTTAAATATGCAACTATAATCTCTTGTATCTGCTATAGGATGATTTATAAAATGCATGATTCATTTTTCATTTTCCctattttgttttgttttgtttcctTTCCTATGAAAGAGAAGTTTCAACTGTAAAGAAATTAAAGAGAATTGGTATGCCGTCTCATATATACAACAATAGATCTGAAGGATTGATTTGATACTCATTAAGCCAAAATGCATTGAATTGAATAGATGTGTCATTATAAAATCAAAACCATATTAGCTTTGAGTTATTATAACTATAGTTtgattttaatatgtatatgtatatataaaagctTTGTCACCGAAATTGATTGGGTTTTTGTCAGTGCTTAGTCATTTTGTTTGCTCTTGGCAGGAAAAAGCACCTTTTGAGGCCAAAGCTGCCAAAAGGAAGACCGATTATGAGAAACTAATGACTGCGTACAACAAGAAACAGGTAACCTTTATGCATTTTATTGCACCAGTACAATAAGCTACTTACAAAtagttatagttatcattattatatagTTGCCCGAATCACCTTTTTTAATATGAATTATTATTAGTGTGTTGAATATGACCATAAATAAGATGTCTCATCTTTCATTACATGCTACATCTAAGCTATAATGTTTGTTTGACCCATATAACCAGTTAAAAATATATCATAACATGAGTCGGCCCATTAATAAGTAAATGGGTCACAATTGCCAGTCTAATTTTTGCATGCAACTGAACAGGAGAGCGTTGTTGAAGAAGACGAAGAATCTGAAAAATCGAAGTCTGAAGTAGATGAGGAAAGTGGACAGGTATTTTTTATTTCACATATGGCTTTCCTATGTATTTACGAAAATTAATTGAATGGATATGGAGGTAAAGAATTAAGAACATTTATGTGTGCTTTGCATGGTCAGGTCTCTCTAAACAATGTAAGCAATCAATTAAAAGAGGAATTCCTTTTTGTGTCCAATATTAAACCCGTCTGACCCACCCATTTTGTCACCTCTACTCAATATACACCATGTGTTAGTGTTTGGGTATTATTGTAGATTTGTAGGGATGTGTATATCATTCATTAACTTTTGTCTACTTATCATTCATTACAGGATGTTGGTGATGACGATGAAGATGAGGAGGaagacgatgaagatgatgattgataTTAACACCACACTTTTGATTGGCAAAACCTGTCTGATTCAGGGGAAAATGTTAGCCAGAAACATGGATGTTCATATTCACCATAGTTTACTTTCTTGCTTATGCTCTTCTCGCCTTCCTGTCTACTTTGGCCAGAGCTTTGTATTTTCCACTTCAGTTCTTGCAGCAGTAGCTTAGGTTTCATTTAGTTTGAATTAAGTGTTGAGTTTTCTGTGTGTGACAAACGTCTTCAAATAAACCTAATGGTTTCTTTCTTGTTCatcttaaactaaatacataatagTAGTTCCCACGAGTGTCAATGGTTATTTCAAATTTATAAATCGCAAAGTTTCTGAACAGAAAAGTGCGACTGTATATTGGAATTCAAGGATAAATTTTTCTATCGTACCTGTATTGTTAATCCTCCAACCCACCCATCTTGTCACATAAATTATGACAGTTGTGCCCTTTTCTGGCATTAATTGATTATCCTTGGTTTTCTCCCTTAGATCAGCAGACATGTATATTTTCTATTAATTTGGTTGACACATCTATCAAAGGTAAGGTTCTTCATTCCAATGTGAATGTGACTTGGAGAAAAGAACGGATGACGATGATGATAAGAGCTTAGGGTGTCGATCGTATTCACCAGTGTTTTCCTAGATTGACGGCGGGTACGGCTCGTGGAACGACACTGTGCCGGCGTCAGTTACGGCGTCCGTAACCCACCGTCGTCACTGTGTCGACATTGAACTTTTGACATTTTGAAATTTTAAATTGAAAAAATTAAAATGGACAATAGAAATGGACACTAAACGACACTTCATATTTCTCTCTCAGTTAACTTTAGTGTTTCAAATGGACATTGAAAATGGAGAATGAACGACAACTCGTGCTCTAACTGGATTGCTTGACATATTTTGTGTTGATAACTGTATTGTATGTCTATTGTCTTGGAAATAT is from Rutidosis leptorrhynchoides isolate AG116_Rl617_1_P2 chromosome 10, CSIRO_AGI_Rlap_v1, whole genome shotgun sequence and encodes:
- the LOC139872003 gene encoding high mobility group B protein 2; protein product: MKGAKGKGAAKRDSLKPVDDKKVGKRKAPAKAVGKGKKAAKAAKDPNKPKRPPSAFFVFLEEFRKTFKKENPTVKAVSAVGKAGGEKWKSMSAAEKAPFEAKAAKRKTDYEKLMTAYNKKQESVVEEDEESEKSKSEVDEESGQDVGDDDEDEEEDDEDDD